A single Musa acuminata AAA Group cultivar baxijiao chromosome BXJ2-1, Cavendish_Baxijiao_AAA, whole genome shotgun sequence DNA region contains:
- the LOC135598123 gene encoding aquaporin PIP2-7-like — translation MSKEVTAEGKHPPAKDYHDPPPAPLLGLGELKLWSFYRALIAEFVATLLFLYVTVATVIGYKAQSQYDQCGGVGILGIAWAFGGMIFVLVYCTADISGGHINPAVTLGLFVARKVSLLRAVLYMVAQCLGAICGVRIVKAIMKHQFNAFGGGVNVVAPGHSKGTALGTEIVGTFVLVYTVFSATDPKRSARDSHVPVLAPLSIGFAVFMVHLATIPITGTGINPARSLGAAVIFNQHKPWHDHWIFWVGPFGGALAAAVYYQYVLRASTIKDLVSFRSSRSN, via the exons ATGTCGAAGGAAGTGACGGCAGAGGGGAAGCACCCGCCGGCGAAGGATTACCATGACCCGCCGCCGGCGCCGTTGCTGGGCCTTGGGGAGCTCAAGCTTTGGTCCTTCTACCGGGCTCTCATCGCCGAGTTCGTCGCCACCCTGCTGTTCCTCTACGTCACCGTGGCCACTGTCATCGGCTACAAGGCTCAGTCTCAGTACGACCAGTGCGGCGGCGTTGGTATCCTTGGGATCGCTTGGGCCTTCGGTGGCATGATCTTTGTCCTCGTCTACTGCACCGCCGACATCTCTG GCGGGCACATAAACCCGGCTGTGACGTTGGGTCTATTCGTGGCGCGGAAGGTGTCGCTGCTGCGCGCAGTGCTGTACATGGTGGCGCAGTGCCTGGGCGCCATATGCGGCGTCCGGATCGTGAAGGCCATCATGAAGCATCAATTCAACGCTTTCGGCGGCGGGGTTAATGTGGTGGCCCCAGGCCACTCCAAGGGCACCGCCCTCGGCACCGAGATCGTCGGCACCTTCGTCCTCGTCTACACCGTCTTCTCCGCCACTGACCCCAAACGCAGCGCCCGCGACTCTCACGTTCCG GTGTTGGCTCCTCTGTCGATCGGGTTTGCGGTGTTCATGGTACACTTGGCGACGATTCCGATCACGGGCACCGGCATCAACCCGGCAAGGAGCTTAGGAGCTGCGGTCATTTTCAATCAGCACAAGCCGTGGCATGATCAC TGGATCTTCTGGGTGGGTCCTTTCGGCGGAGCTCTGGCGGCGGCGGTGTATTATCAGTACGTGTTGAGGGCGTCGACTATTAAGGATTTGGTCTCCTTCAGGAGCAGCCGCAGCAACTAA
- the LOC135598995 gene encoding probable aquaporin PIP2-6 produces the protein MTDEVRVVTEHPPAPLFDVGELKLWSFYRALIAEFVATLLFLYVLVATVIGHKAASLDNQCGGVGLLGIAWAVGGMIFLLVYCTAGISGGHINPAVTFGLLLGRKVSVLRAVSYMVAQCAGAICGVGIARAIMKHQFDAFGGGTNVVALCYSNGAALGAEIIGTFVLVYTVFTATDPTRNARDSHVPVLAPLSIGFAVFLVHLATIPITGTGINPARSLGAAVIYNRRKAWNDQVSSSWTNFI, from the exons ATGACGGACGAAGTAAGGGTAGTGACGGAGCACCCACCAGCGCCACTCTTCGACGTGGGGGAGCTCAAGCTCTGGTCCTTCTATCGTGCTCTCATCGCTGAGTTCGTTGCCACCCTCCTGTTCCTCTATGTCCTCGTGGCTACCGTCATCGGCCACAAGGCCGCGTCTCTAGACAACCAGTGCGGCGGCGTCGGCCTCCTTGGGATCGCTTGGGCTGTCGGCGGCATGATCTTTCTTCTCGTCTACTGCACCGCCGGCATCTCTG GTGGACACATCAACCCGGCCGTCACATTTGGTCTTCTCCTAGGTCGAAAGGTGTCGGTGTTGCGGGCGGTGTCGTACATGGTGGCGCAGTGTGCGGGCGCCATATGCGGCGTCGGAATCGCGAGGGCTATAATGAAACACCAGTTCGATGCTTTCGGCGGCGGGACTAACGTGGTGGCCTTATGCTACTCCAACGGTGCTGCGCTTGGCGCTGAGATCATCGGCACCTTCGTGCTCGTCTACACCGTCTTCACTGCCACCGACCCCACGCGCAACGCCCGTGACTCCCACGTTCCG GTGTTGGCGCCTCTATCGATTGGCTTTGCGGTGTTTTTGGTGCACTTGGCGACGATTCCGATCACAGGCACAGGTATCAACCCGGCAAGGAGCCTCGGAGCTGCTGTCATTTACAACAGACGGAAGGCATGGAATGATCAGGTAAGTTCGTCTTGGACAAATTTCATATAG
- the LOC103998791 gene encoding uncharacterized protein LOC103998791, with product MEETLDLHPTRPSSSCSTTACRGLFTATELAAAELLVQLSGSSASFSAAATAEDRASSSSPRSVNARPPPETTILPENEEEEETGPWRRNRRYRPIADLYAVTLPAVKRCGEQRRERKRRMKEN from the coding sequence ATGGAGGAAACCCTCGATCTCCACCCGACGCGACCGTCCTCCTCCTGCTCCACCACCGCCTGCCGCGGCCTCTTCACCGCCACCGAGCTCGCCGCAGCGGAGCTGCTCGTCCAACTCAGCGGCAGCAGCGCCTCCTTCTCCGCCGCCGCGACAGCGGAGGATCGCGCCTCGTCGTCGTCGCCCCGGTCCGTGAACGCGCGGCCGCCGCCCGAAACAACGATCCTTCCTGAgaacgaggaagaagaggagacgggGCCGTGGAGGAGGAATCGGCGGTACCGCCCGATCGCCGACCTCTACGCGGTCACGCTCCCCGCCGTGAAGAGGTGCGGCGAGCAGCGGCGTGAAAGGAAGAGAAGGATGAAGGAGAATTAA